From Methanomicrobiales archaeon HGW-Methanomicrobiales-1, a single genomic window includes:
- a CDS encoding 2-oxoglutarate synthase, whose amino-acid sequence MTRTLITEAQNTWCPGCGNFALQHTIKNLLADYEKEGKSLDNVVLVSGIGCHAKIADYLNINSFYALHGRAIPAATGIKLANPALTVICCVGDGDAYAEGLDHLIFAAKRNIDITVIVHNNRVYGLTTGQYTPTSPLGFKGKSTPSGTAEYPFNPVELMLASGAGFIARGYTRKMEQLKELIRAGIAHKGFSFIDVLQICATFFPVTDYYDAHVYDLPVQGKPDFEAACALAREWDYNSDARIALGIFYQRVLPTFEDRMITRPLEKEVRDRAIREFLETRT is encoded by the coding sequence ATGACCCGGACACTTATTACTGAAGCCCAGAACACGTGGTGCCCGGGCTGCGGGAACTTTGCGCTCCAGCATACGATAAAAAACCTGCTGGCTGACTATGAAAAGGAAGGAAAATCGCTTGATAATGTTGTTTTAGTATCCGGTATCGGCTGCCATGCAAAGATCGCCGATTATCTCAATATCAACAGTTTCTATGCCCTGCACGGGAGAGCGATCCCGGCAGCAACCGGTATAAAACTTGCTAATCCCGCGCTCACGGTGATCTGTTGTGTCGGCGACGGAGATGCATATGCCGAGGGGCTTGACCACCTGATCTTTGCCGCAAAGCGCAATATCGACATAACCGTGATCGTGCACAACAACCGGGTTTACGGCCTGACTACCGGTCAGTACACCCCGACATCACCCCTTGGGTTCAAAGGAAAATCAACCCCTTCCGGTACCGCGGAATATCCCTTCAACCCGGTCGAACTCATGCTCGCGAGCGGCGCGGGCTTCATTGCCCGGGGATATACCCGGAAGATGGAGCAGTTAAAAGAACTGATACGTGCGGGTATTGCCCACAAGGGTTTCTCGTTCATCGATGTGCTCCAGATTTGTGCCACGTTCTTCCCGGTAACTGATTATTACGATGCTCACGTGTATGATCTGCCCGTTCAGGGCAAGCCGGATTTTGAAGCTGCCTGTGCCCTTGCCCGCGAATGGGATTACAACAGCGATGCCCGGATCGCGCTTGGTATTTTTTACCAGCGTGTTCTTCCCACCTTTGAAGACCGGATGATCACCCGCCCTCTCGAAAAAGAAGTGCGCGATCGTGCCATACGCGAGTTTCTTGAGACCCGGACATGA
- a CDS encoding divalent-cation tolerance protein CutA: protein MESPEIVVIFCTIPAAESEAMARALVERKLVACVNVVPVHSYYPWNGEFCSEPEHLLIAKTRESMKTDVIAAIRQLHSYEVPEIIAVPVIAGYAPYLAWVQDETKDEV, encoded by the coding sequence ATGGAATCACCGGAAATTGTAGTGATTTTCTGCACGATACCTGCTGCAGAATCAGAAGCCATGGCCCGGGCACTCGTGGAGCGAAAGCTCGTTGCCTGTGTCAATGTCGTTCCGGTACATTCCTATTACCCGTGGAACGGGGAGTTCTGCTCGGAGCCGGAGCACCTGCTCATTGCAAAGACCCGGGAATCGATGAAAACCGATGTCATTGCTGCTATCCGGCAGTTGCACAGCTACGAAGTGCCCGAGATCATCGCAGTGCCGGTCATTGCGGGGTATGCCCCCTACCTTGCGTGGGTGCAGGATGAGACAAAAGATGAGGTTTGA
- a CDS encoding desulfoferrodoxin, with protein MAKMFEVYKCEVCGNIIKIVHASNGNLVCCGKPMVLQLEKTADAGKEKHVPVVEKSGAGIVVKIGSVPHPMEEKHYIEWVEVRTGENVYIRGFKPGEKPEAEFCIPDASAKVRVYCNVHGLWTNKS; from the coding sequence ATGGCAAAAATGTTTGAAGTATACAAATGTGAAGTATGCGGGAACATCATCAAGATAGTACATGCATCCAATGGCAACCTGGTCTGCTGTGGAAAGCCAATGGTCCTGCAACTGGAAAAGACCGCTGACGCGGGTAAAGAGAAACATGTCCCCGTGGTAGAGAAGTCCGGTGCGGGCATTGTTGTGAAAATCGGATCGGTTCCGCACCCCATGGAAGAGAAGCACTATATCGAGTGGGTGGAAGTGCGGACCGGCGAGAACGTCTATATCCGCGGGTTCAAACCCGGTGAAAAACCCGAGGCGGAATTCTGTATTCCTGATGCCAGTGCCAAGGTACGTGTATACTGCAATGTGCACGGGCTCTGGACGAACAAATCCTGA
- the lysA gene encoding diaminopimelate decarboxylase codes for MKLAHHLTVQNGHLKINGQDCVALAEQYGTPLYVTSEDRVIEQFESYKKAFGARYPKVQVLFAAKANGNLAIMRALAKLGAGADIFSSGELHLALEAGMAPEKLLFNGSSKTPADLKLAVEKGVKVSVDSLDELHQLDAAARAAGKTVKIAFRVNPALEVPTHPKIATGLATSKFGIPHKEIPAAYQEALACKNIQPVGIHCHIGSQILDVEPFVRAAEVMMRIAKELTNLGVKLEFIDLGGGLGIPYHHDTDPSPSPEDYAAKVIPVFKAGVEACGITPELWIEPGRSLVADSTILLTRVNSTKSAHKRFANVDAGFNLLIRPAMYDSYHEVIVANKADAPLSSEYTVTGPICETGDILAPDRKLPQLAAGDIIAVLDAGAYGYAMSSQYNSRPRCPEVLIKGTQAGLMRRGETVADITATMERPAWQQ; via the coding sequence GTGAAACTCGCTCACCATCTCACCGTGCAGAACGGTCACCTGAAGATCAACGGGCAGGACTGTGTTGCCCTTGCAGAGCAGTACGGGACGCCACTCTACGTCACGAGCGAGGACCGAGTCATCGAGCAGTTCGAGAGCTACAAAAAAGCCTTCGGTGCCCGTTACCCCAAGGTGCAGGTGCTCTTCGCCGCAAAAGCGAACGGCAATCTCGCGATAATGCGGGCACTTGCCAAACTCGGGGCAGGAGCCGACATCTTCTCATCCGGAGAACTCCACCTCGCCCTTGAAGCGGGTATGGCACCGGAAAAACTGCTCTTCAATGGCAGTTCCAAGACCCCGGCCGATCTGAAACTCGCGGTTGAAAAAGGCGTGAAAGTCTCGGTGGATTCGCTCGACGAACTCCACCAGCTCGATGCAGCGGCTCGTGCAGCAGGAAAGACGGTCAAGATCGCGTTCCGGGTCAACCCGGCGCTCGAAGTCCCCACCCACCCGAAGATCGCCACCGGCCTTGCCACCAGCAAGTTCGGCATCCCCCACAAGGAGATTCCCGCGGCATACCAAGAGGCCCTTGCCTGTAAAAACATCCAGCCGGTCGGGATTCACTGCCATATCGGCTCGCAGATCCTCGATGTGGAACCCTTTGTCCGTGCAGCCGAAGTGATGATGCGGATCGCAAAGGAACTCACCAACCTTGGCGTGAAACTCGAGTTCATCGATCTCGGTGGCGGACTGGGAATTCCGTACCACCACGATACCGACCCGTCACCGTCCCCGGAGGACTATGCCGCAAAGGTCATCCCGGTCTTCAAAGCCGGTGTTGAGGCCTGCGGGATCACCCCGGAACTCTGGATTGAACCCGGCCGCTCACTTGTTGCTGATTCGACAATTCTCCTCACCCGGGTCAACTCGACAAAATCGGCCCACAAGCGGTTTGCCAACGTGGATGCAGGGTTTAACCTGCTCATCCGGCCCGCGATGTATGACTCCTACCACGAAGTCATTGTTGCAAACAAGGCCGATGCACCGCTCTCTTCGGAATACACGGTAACCGGCCCCATCTGCGAGACCGGCGACATTCTTGCACCCGACCGGAAACTTCCCCAGCTTGCAGCCGGCGATATCATCGCGGTGCTCGATGCCGGTGCTTACGGGTATGCCATGTCATCACAGTACAACAGCCGCCCGCGGTGCCCCGAGGTACTGATCAAGGGAACACAGGCCGGACTCATGCGCAGGGGCGAGACGGTTGCCGATATCACCGCAACAATGGAACGCCCTGCCTGGCAGCAGTAA
- a CDS encoding ABC transporter ATP-binding protein, with protein sequence MENSPVIIDAQGLSKQYGDVTAVDAVSLTVRKGELFGLLGPNGSGKTTMIRMLTGQTRPTRGAATVLGLDVEKNPIGVRERVGIIPEQETPPSFLTATEYLDFVGEVRHIPDVRKEADWWFDFLDFSDKRDVLCKDLSRGTRQKLMFTQAFLHKPVLALIDEPLINFDPIMQHKVKDFLADYTKAGNTIFISTHILEIAEEICTKFAILHNGKLLHTGTVADVKAADQHLDGFFLSLVRKDGHV encoded by the coding sequence ATGGAGAATAGTCCGGTAATTATCGATGCACAGGGATTATCCAAGCAATACGGGGATGTAACAGCGGTAGACGCGGTTTCGTTAACCGTGCGGAAGGGGGAACTCTTCGGCCTGCTCGGGCCCAATGGATCCGGTAAAACCACGATGATCCGAATGCTGACCGGGCAGACCCGGCCAACCCGGGGTGCGGCAACCGTGCTTGGCCTGGATGTAGAAAAGAATCCCATCGGTGTCCGTGAACGCGTGGGCATCATCCCTGAGCAGGAGACCCCGCCCAGCTTCTTAACCGCAACCGAATACCTGGATTTTGTCGGGGAGGTGCGCCATATTCCCGATGTCCGGAAAGAGGCCGACTGGTGGTTCGATTTCCTGGATTTTTCCGACAAGCGGGATGTGCTCTGCAAAGATCTCTCGCGGGGCACCCGGCAGAAACTGATGTTTACGCAGGCGTTTCTCCACAAACCTGTGCTTGCGCTCATCGATGAACCCTTAATCAACTTCGATCCCATCATGCAGCATAAGGTCAAGGATTTCCTGGCCGACTATACCAAAGCGGGCAATACGATCTTCATCTCCACCCACATCCTGGAGATCGCAGAAGAGATCTGCACAAAATTTGCGATTCTCCACAACGGAAAACTGCTCCACACCGGTACTGTTGCGGATGTAAAAGCAGCAGACCAGCATCTTGACGGGTTCTTCCTTTCACTTGTGCGGAAGGATGGCCATGTTTAA
- a CDS encoding LL-diaminopimelate aminotransferase, which yields MYASRMSNLPPYLFARIDEMKAEQQKKGVDIIDLGVGDPDLATPPHIVESLCQAAKNPENHHYPSYVGMPAYRSAVADWYKQRFGVTLDAGKEVVALMGSKDGIAHIAEAFVNPGDYVLAPSPGYPVYRTGTLFAEGQVHEMPLTRQNNFVPVLADIPKEVARKAKIIYINYPNNPTAAIAPDGFYKEVVDFAADNNIVVVSDNAYSEIAFDGYRAPSFLETKGAIDVGIEMHSLSKTYNMTGWRIGMAVGNAEILAGLGRVKTNVDSGVFNAVQHAAITALSGSQDCVKEACTIYQERRDVLIAGLRSLGFDVPTPKATFYVWLPVKDCMAFSAKLLNEAGIVATPGVGFGASGEGYVRFAITRPVARINEAIERMRRLNL from the coding sequence ATGTACGCATCACGCATGAGCAATCTCCCGCCGTATCTTTTTGCACGGATCGACGAGATGAAAGCTGAACAACAGAAAAAAGGAGTAGACATCATCGACCTCGGCGTAGGAGACCCGGATCTCGCTACCCCGCCCCATATCGTGGAATCGCTCTGCCAGGCAGCAAAGAACCCGGAGAACCACCACTACCCGTCATACGTGGGTATGCCCGCGTACCGGAGCGCTGTTGCCGACTGGTACAAACAGCGGTTTGGCGTCACGCTCGATGCGGGAAAAGAAGTTGTTGCCCTGATGGGCTCCAAGGATGGTATTGCCCACATCGCTGAGGCGTTTGTCAATCCCGGCGACTATGTGCTCGCCCCGAGCCCCGGCTACCCGGTGTACCGGACCGGCACTCTCTTTGCCGAAGGACAGGTACACGAGATGCCACTCACCCGGCAGAACAACTTCGTCCCCGTGCTTGCCGATATCCCGAAAGAGGTGGCCAGAAAGGCAAAGATCATCTACATCAATTACCCCAACAACCCGACCGCAGCAATCGCGCCCGACGGATTTTACAAAGAGGTCGTGGACTTTGCCGCCGATAACAATATCGTCGTAGTCTCGGACAATGCGTACTCCGAGATCGCCTTTGACGGGTACCGGGCTCCCTCGTTCCTTGAAACCAAGGGTGCCATAGATGTGGGTATCGAGATGCACTCGCTCTCGAAGACCTACAACATGACCGGCTGGAGGATCGGCATGGCAGTCGGCAATGCCGAGATCCTTGCCGGGCTCGGCCGGGTCAAGACCAACGTGGACTCCGGGGTCTTCAACGCGGTGCAGCACGCCGCAATCACCGCACTCAGCGGATCGCAGGACTGCGTGAAAGAAGCCTGCACTATCTACCAGGAACGCCGCGATGTGCTCATCGCCGGCCTGCGGAGTCTCGGGTTCGATGTGCCCACCCCAAAGGCAACCTTCTATGTCTGGCTCCCGGTCAAGGACTGCATGGCATTCTCCGCAAAACTGCTCAATGAAGCAGGTATTGTTGCAACCCCCGGCGTTGGCTTTGGCGCCAGCGGCGAAGGCTATGTGCGGTTTGCCATCACCCGCCCGGTGGCCCGGATCAACGAGGCCATCGAACGCATGCGGAGGCTGAACCTGTGA
- a CDS encoding pyruvate ferredoxin oxidoreductase — MNDVSVLVGGKAGDGINSAGAMVAQLLNHLGYRIYLYFDYPSLIRGGHNFAIIRGREQDIGACRNHVDFVLALNAETIERHKEQFTDKTVIISNKDLVNNGGHGIPVKAILAEEKAPAIMGNSALIGGFARVAGIGWETVEAVFRRHIPKGADLNLAVAKRAFDMLDPVNPIKKCESQPRSLVSGNEAIGLGLVRGGLDAYVSYPMTPSSSILHFLAEEKDRFGIMVVHPENEIAVILMALGFAYAGKKAAIGTSGGGFCLMTEGLSLAGMAEIPVVLVVSQRTGPSTGLPTYTGQTDLQFVLHAGQGEFPRLIVAPGDAQEALDWSDRAMDIAWKCQVPAFILVDKTLSESTYSVDPASARNTVSTGEPLWDGKAPYRRYEYAASGCSPLAFPGMNDAVVKVNGYTHEEAGITVEDAGTTILMTEKRLKKGEALIKVIEDYPGVIQSGSPGASTALFCWGSTKGVCEEVAAELGLRVIRPVVLAPFPADSINKLLAGVKRLIAVEENATAQLAALAEQQGIRVNAKILRYDGRPFTVEELVLRVKEAGI; from the coding sequence ATGAACGACGTATCTGTTCTGGTTGGGGGAAAGGCAGGAGACGGTATCAACAGTGCCGGGGCAATGGTAGCCCAGTTGCTGAACCATCTTGGCTATCGCATCTATCTCTATTTCGATTACCCGTCCCTGATCCGGGGCGGGCACAACTTTGCCATCATACGGGGCCGGGAACAGGATATTGGAGCCTGTCGCAACCATGTCGATTTTGTCCTGGCGCTGAACGCAGAGACCATTGAGCGGCACAAAGAACAATTCACGGATAAAACCGTCATCATCTCCAATAAGGATCTCGTAAACAACGGGGGTCATGGTATTCCGGTAAAGGCGATCCTTGCCGAAGAAAAAGCACCGGCAATTATGGGAAATTCAGCGCTCATCGGGGGATTTGCCCGGGTGGCAGGGATCGGGTGGGAGACGGTTGAAGCGGTGTTCCGCAGGCATATCCCGAAGGGAGCCGACCTGAACCTTGCCGTGGCAAAAAGAGCGTTCGATATGCTCGATCCTGTCAATCCAATAAAAAAATGTGAGAGCCAGCCCCGGTCCCTGGTATCGGGAAATGAAGCGATCGGCCTGGGACTGGTCCGGGGCGGGCTGGACGCCTATGTCTCGTATCCCATGACCCCCTCTTCGAGTATTCTCCACTTTCTTGCCGAGGAGAAGGACCGGTTCGGGATCATGGTTGTGCATCCAGAAAACGAGATTGCCGTAATCCTGATGGCCCTTGGATTTGCCTATGCGGGGAAAAAGGCGGCGATCGGCACCTCCGGTGGCGGTTTCTGCCTGATGACAGAGGGACTCTCGCTTGCCGGCATGGCAGAAATTCCTGTTGTGCTCGTTGTCTCCCAGCGAACCGGCCCTTCAACCGGACTTCCCACGTATACCGGCCAGACCGATCTCCAGTTTGTCCTCCATGCCGGGCAGGGGGAGTTTCCCCGCCTGATTGTTGCCCCGGGCGATGCACAGGAAGCCCTGGACTGGTCTGACCGTGCAATGGATATTGCATGGAAATGCCAGGTCCCTGCGTTCATACTTGTCGACAAGACCCTTTCTGAAAGCACGTATAGTGTTGATCCGGCTTCGGCCCGGAATACCGTGAGCACGGGTGAGCCCCTGTGGGATGGTAAGGCCCCCTATCGCCGCTATGAGTATGCAGCATCCGGCTGCTCTCCCCTGGCATTTCCCGGTATGAACGATGCGGTAGTAAAGGTGAATGGTTATACGCACGAAGAAGCGGGAATCACGGTAGAGGATGCAGGCACCACCATACTGATGACAGAAAAACGCCTGAAAAAAGGAGAAGCCCTGATCAAAGTCATAGAGGACTATCCCGGCGTGATCCAGTCGGGTTCGCCCGGCGCATCCACAGCCCTGTTCTGCTGGGGATCGACAAAAGGTGTCTGTGAAGAGGTGGCAGCAGAACTTGGTCTTCGGGTGATACGCCCGGTTGTGCTCGCCCCGTTTCCGGCGGATTCGATTAATAAACTCCTTGCAGGAGTGAAACGGCTGATTGCGGTTGAAGAGAATGCCACTGCCCAGCTGGCAGCACTTGCAGAGCAGCAGGGAATCAGGGTCAACGCAAAGATCCTGCGATATGACGGGAGGCCGTTTACCGTAGAAGAACTGGTCCTGCGGGTAAAGGAGGCGGGTATCTGA
- a CDS encoding response regulator has product MTNKGKILLMDDEQIILDVTQEVLKFLGYEVMFAREGQEAIDLYKQEKNAGAPFDLVILDLSIPEGMGGKDTIGQLKAFDPDVKAVVSTGYANDPAVLDFIGFGFSGKLSKPYKINELKSILEQMIKK; this is encoded by the coding sequence ATGACGAACAAGGGAAAAATTCTCCTGATGGATGACGAGCAGATAATTCTTGATGTTACTCAGGAAGTCCTGAAGTTCCTTGGCTATGAAGTGATGTTTGCCCGTGAAGGTCAGGAAGCAATCGATCTTTATAAACAAGAGAAAAATGCCGGCGCTCCTTTTGACCTGGTTATACTCGATCTCTCCATCCCTGAAGGTATGGGGGGAAAAGATACAATCGGGCAGTTAAAAGCATTTGATCCCGATGTTAAAGCGGTTGTGTCAACCGGTTATGCCAATGATCCCGCGGTGCTGGATTTCATTGGATTCGGCTTTTCCGGAAAACTCTCGAAACCGTATAAGATCAATGAACTGAAAAGTATCCTCGAACAGATGATCAAAAAATAA
- a CDS encoding ATPase, whose protein sequence is MPIHQVHVENFKSFSELDIDLSRFNVVIGSNAAGKSNFISIFKFLRDIARHGLVNAIALQGGSEYIRNANIGHARDLVVRVSYTPDQKMDIIDDKSRENSFLGIQSCESSYEFALRFDADGDGFAVITDRLVIGCEVSSCERKGTGYTKNHTLGHGEIQVINEKGNVKFAVHLPEGCPLSENDIIPAFFRGVHLPKNALLLESSYAYPLPHVEKFFDRIAVYDIDPKLPKRGAVITGKRDLEEDASNLAVVVKTIIDNPEKKRKFSNLLRDVMPFVEDFSVKKFMDVSLILTLRERYAKSYDLPASSMSDGTITIFALIIALYFEDKPFIVIEEPVSHIHPFLVARVMAMMKESSERKQLMITTHSTEVVKHVSIEDILLLSRDSEGFSIISRPADKEEVRTFLENEIGIEELYVQNLLGL, encoded by the coding sequence ATGCCAATCCATCAGGTTCATGTGGAGAATTTCAAGAGTTTTTCCGAACTCGATATCGATCTGTCCCGGTTCAACGTGGTTATCGGTTCGAATGCAGCAGGAAAATCCAATTTTATCAGTATTTTCAAGTTCCTGCGCGACATCGCACGTCATGGTCTGGTGAATGCAATTGCCCTACAGGGGGGTTCAGAATATATCCGGAATGCAAATATCGGGCATGCACGGGATCTCGTGGTACGGGTCTCCTATACCCCGGATCAGAAAATGGATATTATCGATGATAAAAGCCGCGAGAATTCTTTTCTCGGGATCCAGTCGTGCGAATCCTCCTATGAGTTTGCACTCCGGTTCGATGCGGATGGGGATGGGTTTGCCGTCATAACAGACCGGCTCGTGATTGGATGTGAGGTCTCCTCGTGTGAAAGAAAGGGAACGGGTTATACAAAAAACCACACCCTGGGACACGGGGAGATACAGGTGATTAATGAAAAGGGCAACGTGAAGTTTGCCGTACATCTTCCCGAAGGATGCCCCCTGTCTGAAAACGATATCATCCCGGCCTTTTTCCGCGGGGTACATCTGCCGAAAAACGCCCTCCTGCTCGAGAGCTCGTATGCCTATCCGCTGCCGCACGTGGAAAAATTCTTTGACCGGATTGCAGTGTACGATATCGATCCAAAACTCCCGAAGCGGGGAGCAGTGATTACCGGAAAACGGGATCTTGAGGAGGATGCCAGTAATCTTGCGGTAGTGGTAAAAACCATCATTGACAATCCCGAAAAGAAACGGAAATTCTCAAACCTGCTCCGCGACGTTATGCCCTTTGTAGAGGATTTCTCGGTAAAGAAGTTCATGGATGTCTCTCTTATCCTTACCCTCCGCGAACGGTATGCTAAAAGCTACGATCTTCCCGCTTCTTCCATGTCAGACGGGACCATCACCATCTTTGCCCTGATCATTGCGCTTTATTTTGAAGATAAACCGTTCATTGTCATCGAAGAGCCGGTAAGCCATATCCACCCGTTCCTGGTTGCCCGTGTCATGGCGATGATGAAAGAGTCATCCGAACGAAAACAGCTGATGATCACCACTCATAGCACCGAGGTAGTCAAGCATGTCAGCATTGAAGATATCCTGCTCCTGTCAAGGGACAGCGAGGGTTTCTCGATAATCTCGCGCCCTGCCGATAAAGAAGAAGTCAGGACATTTCTTGAAAATGAGATCGGGATTGAAGAGCTCTATGTCCAGAACCTGCTGGGATTGTGA
- a CDS encoding MBL fold hydrolase codes for MVSREITTGIFWVGALDFDRRLFDALIPLPNGTSYNSYLVKGSEKTALIDTVDPAKEFELVSNLLKLGIECIDYVVVNHAEQDHSGSLPMILEFYPSAVVVTNEKCKELLIALLQLPENRFKIIKDKETLSLGDRTLEFHMTPWTHWPETQVTYLKEDQILFSCDLFGFHMATSDLYVTDEAECYRSAKRYYAEIMMPFRNSIRGYLETIKALPLKQIAPSHGPIHKSPQFILDAYADWTSDTVKNEVVIPYISMHGSTEKMVEYLTNALIARGITVKPFNLNVTDIGDLALALLDTATVVVGTPTVLFGPHPKVVYATYLANVLKPKVRYASVIGSYGWGGKTAEMIVKMLDHVKVEVLEPVIVKGQPNEATLKQLDRLADDILKKHSEINIV; via the coding sequence ATGGTTTCGCGGGAAATTACCACTGGAATCTTCTGGGTCGGAGCTCTTGATTTTGACCGGCGTCTCTTCGATGCCTTAATCCCGCTCCCGAACGGCACGAGCTATAATTCTTACCTGGTTAAGGGTAGCGAGAAGACCGCGCTTATCGACACCGTCGATCCTGCCAAGGAGTTTGAGCTGGTCTCAAACCTGCTCAAGCTCGGTATCGAATGCATAGATTACGTGGTTGTCAATCATGCCGAACAGGACCATTCCGGCTCCCTGCCGATGATCCTCGAATTTTACCCGAGTGCAGTAGTAGTGACCAATGAGAAGTGCAAAGAATTGCTCATTGCCCTGCTCCAGCTCCCGGAAAACCGGTTTAAGATCATTAAGGATAAAGAGACCCTTTCGCTGGGTGACCGGACGCTCGAATTCCATATGACCCCGTGGACACACTGGCCGGAGACACAGGTAACGTACCTTAAGGAAGACCAAATCCTCTTCTCCTGCGATCTCTTCGGGTTCCACATGGCCACGTCCGACCTGTATGTAACCGATGAAGCTGAATGCTACCGGTCGGCAAAACGGTACTATGCTGAGATTATGATGCCGTTCCGGAACAGCATAAGGGGTTACCTGGAGACAATAAAGGCACTCCCGCTCAAGCAGATCGCGCCCAGTCACGGTCCGATCCACAAATCCCCGCAGTTTATACTGGATGCCTATGCTGACTGGACTTCAGATACGGTGAAAAACGAAGTAGTAATCCCGTATATCTCGATGCATGGCAGTACAGAAAAGATGGTAGAGTACCTGACAAATGCCCTGATCGCCCGCGGGATAACGGTAAAACCGTTCAACCTGAACGTTACGGATATCGGCGATCTTGCTCTTGCACTGTTGGATACAGCCACTGTTGTCGTGGGGACTCCCACGGTGCTCTTCGGCCCCCACCCCAAGGTAGTGTATGCCACCTACTTAGCCAACGTGCTCAAACCGAAGGTCCGGTATGCATCAGTAATTGGATCGTATGGCTGGGGCGGTAAAACTGCAGAGATGATTGTAAAGATGCTCGACCATGTCAAGGTCGAAGTCCTTGAGCCGGTTATTGTCAAAGGGCAGCCGAATGAAGCGACGTTAAAACAGCTCGACCGCCTCGCAGACGATATCTTAAAGAAGCATAGCGAGATCAACATTGTGTAA
- a CDS encoding DUF1890 domain-containing protein codes for MKLYQPAGEGQKVTGEPTTQPATALLVLGCPQVPVQTSIALYLINRLKKAGIVPTVAGNKAANTLLVVADPDRHYLGEVMDLDRAVVMITGKKRDFDRCFVFIHNDAGITYAGTMSAISKAKVYSIIYGEHYEDLVKQIDFPCTTIAAKAVHNPLPLKKALDEVAPWAA; via the coding sequence ATGAAACTGTACCAACCAGCAGGGGAAGGTCAAAAAGTGACAGGTGAACCAACCACACAACCGGCAACCGCACTTCTCGTGCTCGGGTGCCCGCAGGTACCGGTGCAGACAAGTATTGCTCTGTACCTGATCAACCGGCTCAAAAAGGCGGGTATCGTTCCTACTGTTGCCGGCAACAAGGCAGCAAACACGCTTCTCGTTGTTGCAGATCCCGACCGGCATTACCTGGGCGAGGTCATGGACCTTGACCGGGCGGTTGTCATGATCACCGGGAAGAAGCGGGACTTTGACCGCTGTTTTGTCTTTATCCATAATGATGCCGGGATCACCTATGCCGGGACCATGAGTGCGATCTCGAAAGCGAAGGTTTACTCCATTATCTATGGTGAGCATTACGAGGACCTGGTCAAACAGATAGACTTCCCCTGCACTACCATTGCGGCAAAAGCCGTGCATAATCCCCTGCCATTAAAGAAAGCGCTTGACGAGGTGGCACCATGGGCTGCGTAG